One window from the genome of Rickettsiella endosymbiont of Xylota segnis encodes:
- a CDS encoding UvrD-helicase domain-containing protein has protein sequence MRSPSQHLADAKQRQQALDPKQSFIVQAPAGSGKTELLVRRYLVLLTCVAVPEAIIAITFTRKAANEMRLRLMQALELALNTATPTGKDTERYYLAKKVLTQDLALGWNLLSNPNRLRILTIDSFCLSLIRQMPLLAGLGEKLMPVDHPEYLYRLAIQELLKQLEEPLPWQAALSHLLSHLDNDFQRVENLFIPMLARREQWLDYLLQHQQHLREDLEHTLFNINQVLVEKLNRLISQDTAKELFQVLNFSLQQRLRIPLVQHDDLNFWQAVSQLLLTESNTWRKQLRKTEGFAAANEIKNKAAQAEIQTLKKQCLKLIDHLSQQDLVQETLIALKQAPPLHYTESQWQILKSLFELLPVLVAHLKIIFQQQQKVDYTEILLAASAALGQTENPSDLALALDYQIQHLLVDEFQDTSNTQLNLIEKLTAGWQNQEGRSLFLVGDPMQSIYRFRKAEVGLFLQVQHYGIGTMQLQALSLSVNFRSTPGIIDWVNQQFSQLLPNTQDLQHGTICFSPASAYSQAQQSHAAVCSYWQQADDAVLAESAEAEQIIKIIQKIQRKDSQASIVVLVRARSHLSSILPALQRAAIAYQAVEIDSLAKKSAVRDLLALTRALHHLGDRIAWLALLRSPYCGLSLNDLYQITQWYDDDEKKTSLSIWQQLQQFEEIPLRADTKQRLRRIMPILQQSLQQQGRLSLSLWVKQTWLALGGPTTLSSWEEMDHIHTYLNFLENKIKQEGAALDFFKLEDELSHIYTQTTSAISAHPVDVMTIHKAKGLEYDHVILPGLHRRGRPLQSPLLLSSEKIFAQQKKDFLLAPIKASHEEQDLIYDYLFSEEKQKNAAELIRLLYVACTRAKQSLHLLGTLIRDASGELKSPAPHSLLSHLWPVMDIQPEQIVVHASAKNTLAIRTQSLLKRLPADWQSIPHQCVTSSEIKSQVYSYHWQLHPERILGTVIHRLLYQISQDGFQQWNKEKIRSVQAMLIGLLAQNGLLAEQIPQALAKLNACLEKTLADPRGRWILSQQHQAAQSEYAITALLNDKLQNCVIDRTFIDPVTSIRWVIDYKTSDYQGNKPEEFLKTAMQQHQQQLNNYAQALLLDTQQTVRCGLYFPLTSLWCEWKFIETSMTESIEHFKV, from the coding sequence ATGAGGTCTCCATCACAACACTTAGCCGATGCCAAACAACGCCAGCAAGCACTCGATCCCAAGCAATCATTTATTGTGCAAGCACCTGCCGGCTCTGGAAAAACAGAATTACTAGTACGTCGTTATCTAGTGTTGCTAACCTGCGTCGCTGTACCAGAAGCCATTATCGCCATTACTTTCACACGTAAAGCCGCTAACGAAATGCGTTTACGCCTCATGCAGGCCTTAGAACTCGCGCTAAACACTGCAACGCCTACTGGCAAAGATACCGAACGTTATTATTTGGCCAAAAAAGTGTTAACACAGGATCTCGCTTTAGGCTGGAATTTATTAAGCAATCCCAATCGACTGCGTATACTTACCATCGATAGTTTTTGCCTATCCTTAATCAGACAAATGCCTTTACTCGCAGGATTAGGTGAAAAATTAATGCCGGTTGATCATCCTGAGTATTTATATCGTTTAGCGATACAAGAACTACTCAAGCAGCTCGAAGAACCATTGCCCTGGCAAGCCGCATTAAGTCATTTGTTGAGTCATTTAGATAATGATTTTCAACGTGTAGAAAATTTATTTATTCCCATGTTGGCTCGACGCGAACAATGGTTGGACTATTTGCTGCAACACCAACAACATTTACGCGAAGATTTAGAACACACTTTATTTAACATTAATCAAGTATTAGTCGAAAAATTAAATCGTTTAATTAGCCAAGACACCGCCAAAGAACTTTTTCAGGTTCTAAATTTTTCCTTACAGCAGCGCCTGCGAATACCTTTAGTCCAGCATGATGATTTAAACTTTTGGCAAGCAGTGAGTCAGTTATTGCTAACTGAATCGAATACTTGGCGCAAACAACTACGAAAAACTGAAGGTTTTGCTGCTGCCAATGAAATAAAAAATAAAGCGGCACAGGCAGAGATTCAAACACTAAAAAAACAATGTTTGAAGTTAATTGACCATTTAAGTCAACAAGATTTAGTACAAGAAACCTTAATCGCTTTAAAACAAGCACCGCCTTTGCATTATACCGAGTCACAATGGCAAATTCTCAAGTCACTCTTTGAATTATTACCGGTATTGGTTGCCCATTTAAAAATTATTTTCCAACAACAACAAAAAGTCGATTACACCGAAATCTTACTCGCAGCTAGCGCTGCCTTAGGTCAGACCGAGAATCCCAGTGATTTAGCACTCGCCTTAGACTATCAAATCCAACATCTACTTGTGGATGAATTTCAAGATACTTCCAATACACAATTGAACTTAATCGAAAAATTAACCGCCGGTTGGCAAAATCAAGAAGGTCGAAGTTTATTTTTAGTCGGTGATCCCATGCAATCCATCTATCGATTTCGCAAAGCCGAAGTCGGTTTATTTTTACAGGTGCAACATTACGGTATTGGCACGATGCAACTGCAAGCTTTAAGTTTGTCAGTTAATTTTCGTTCTACACCTGGCATTATCGATTGGGTGAATCAACAGTTTAGCCAATTACTGCCAAACACTCAGGACCTACAACACGGCACTATTTGTTTCTCTCCTGCAAGCGCTTACTCGCAAGCACAACAAAGTCACGCTGCCGTTTGTAGCTACTGGCAGCAAGCAGATGATGCAGTCTTAGCAGAATCCGCAGAAGCCGAGCAGATCATAAAAATTATTCAAAAAATTCAGCGTAAAGATAGCCAAGCTTCTATTGTAGTTTTAGTCCGTGCACGTAGTCATTTAAGCAGTATTTTACCGGCCTTGCAGCGCGCGGCGATTGCTTATCAAGCCGTAGAGATTGATAGTCTCGCCAAAAAATCAGCGGTGCGCGATCTATTAGCCTTAACCCGTGCGCTACATCACTTAGGGGATAGGATCGCTTGGCTCGCCTTATTACGCTCACCTTATTGTGGTTTGTCGTTAAACGATCTATACCAAATTACACAATGGTATGATGATGATGAAAAAAAAACATCGCTCAGTATTTGGCAACAGCTACAGCAGTTTGAAGAAATTCCACTCAGAGCAGACACTAAACAACGTTTACGTCGCATCATGCCCATTTTACAACAAAGTTTGCAACAACAAGGTCGACTTTCTTTGTCCTTATGGGTCAAACAAACCTGGTTAGCCTTAGGCGGACCGACCACCTTGTCAAGCTGGGAGGAAATGGATCATATCCATACGTATTTAAATTTTCTAGAAAATAAAATTAAACAGGAAGGCGCAGCATTGGATTTTTTTAAACTAGAAGATGAGTTAAGTCATATTTATACTCAAACCACTTCTGCCATCTCTGCACACCCTGTCGACGTCATGACCATCCATAAAGCCAAAGGTTTAGAATATGATCATGTCATCTTACCCGGCTTGCATCGGCGTGGTCGCCCTCTGCAATCTCCATTATTATTATCGAGTGAGAAAATCTTTGCACAACAAAAAAAAGATTTTTTATTGGCGCCGATTAAAGCCAGTCATGAAGAACAAGATTTAATTTATGATTATCTTTTTAGTGAAGAAAAGCAAAAAAATGCAGCTGAGTTAATCCGCTTATTATATGTCGCTTGCACGCGTGCCAAGCAATCCTTACATTTACTAGGCACATTAATTCGCGATGCCTCGGGAGAACTTAAATCCCCTGCTCCACATTCATTATTAAGTCATTTATGGCCAGTTATGGATATCCAACCAGAGCAGATTGTAGTCCATGCATCAGCAAAAAATACGCTAGCCATACGCACACAAAGTTTATTAAAACGTTTACCGGCAGATTGGCAATCTATTCCGCATCAATGTGTGACATCTTCCGAGATAAAATCTCAAGTGTACTCTTATCATTGGCAATTGCATCCCGAGCGGATATTAGGAACAGTAATCCATCGTTTACTGTATCAAATCAGTCAAGATGGTTTTCAGCAATGGAATAAAGAAAAAATACGCTCTGTACAAGCCATGTTAATCGGATTATTGGCACAAAACGGATTGCTTGCAGAGCAAATACCACAAGCCTTAGCGAAGCTGAATGCCTGTTTAGAAAAAACCTTAGCCGATCCCCGTGGACGTTGGATATTGAGCCAGCAACATCAGGCTGCACAATCAGAATATGCCATCACTGCCCTACTCAACGACAAGTTACAAAATTGTGTCATCGATCGAACTTTTATCGATCCCGTTACAAGTATTCGTTGGGTTATTGATTATAAAACCTCCGACTATCAAGGCAATAAACCTGAAGAATTTTTAAAAACCGCCATGCAACAACATCAACAACAATTGAATAACTATGCACAGGCATTGTTGTTAGATACGCAACAAACCGTACGCTGTGGTTTGTATTTCCCACTCACCTCACTCTGGTGTGAATGGAAATTTATTGAAACATCTATGACTGAATCAATCGAGCATTTTAAAGTCTGA
- a CDS encoding PD-(D/E)XK nuclease family protein gives MEIYNKLFKQLNPEDLLLTGNKRIIPFLHKAYAQYQQTQKKRVWCTPQIFTFTRWLEILWEKQFIEQKGFPLRLLNKLQECLIWKTIIQQSFYSFLGNADTAKNAQQAWQLLQQAQLDYQTTHFKQSNETETWQTWATDFVSFCQDHAYVDLSSALNHLILLFNKKILKPPSRIFLIGFNEINPQYKKLLSVLEEQHCQLYYFAPVHLQTKQHRLCLTDKETESQQMALWAYQSWQLGAKNIACVIPNLVEQRTQLLNTFTDVFSELAPNNVNPPPFNIAAGNGLLEFPLIQTAMLILSLDEINSFQQINQLLLTPYLGGSQQEQASRTQLDITLRNTAENRLSLEQLLKVSYQHACPLLSNLISNLSHLIKKYSVNFLAKPSFWSKYFASKLLALAWPGERSLISSEFQLLECWSELLTELASLDFILGDLSQTQALQQLHELLSNSIFQTKTLHEPPIQILGLLDSAGMYFDSLWVMGLDDRTWPAAAQPNPFIPYALQRIYQIPYASNEREYYFASLLTKNLIGCTKNIIFSYPEQHLDQILRPSVLIKTLPEIKLSDLKLPLYQPLAKKIMHLQQWEYYTDETLAFSPEESFSAGTQLLQSQAACPFQAYARWRLQAQFHSFPQNGLNARDRGILLHQVLEKFWNEVKDQKTLLAQTPSALDQLINAAIDHSLGLFSKKRPMVFKTHFIDIERRRLQTLFKNIVALEKQRPVFIQTQHETKRQLTLAKVSLTLRIDRIDHLNATNSMIIDYKTGIPGKIDWLEERCDYPQLPLYCLSYPETVRSFAIMHLRSNKVTLQGLSAEETAMQQLIPLKKLKTSQNLSQWSDLLKHWQTSLEKLAIEFQHGVADVNPKHGPSTCRQCDLQLLCRVNHLQITQA, from the coding sequence ATGGAAATTTATAACAAACTTTTCAAGCAGTTAAATCCAGAGGATCTATTATTGACGGGTAATAAACGCATAATTCCTTTTTTACATAAAGCTTATGCACAATATCAACAAACGCAAAAAAAACGTGTTTGGTGCACACCACAAATTTTTACTTTCACACGATGGTTAGAAATACTTTGGGAAAAACAATTCATCGAACAAAAGGGTTTTCCTTTGCGTTTACTCAACAAGCTACAAGAATGTCTAATATGGAAAACCATTATTCAGCAATCTTTTTATTCTTTTTTAGGTAACGCGGATACCGCCAAAAATGCTCAGCAAGCTTGGCAATTACTTCAACAAGCGCAACTTGATTATCAAACAACGCATTTTAAACAAAGCAATGAAACTGAAACCTGGCAAACCTGGGCCACTGATTTCGTAAGCTTTTGCCAAGACCATGCTTATGTTGATTTATCCAGTGCACTCAATCATTTAATTCTTTTATTCAACAAGAAAATTTTAAAACCTCCCTCACGTATTTTTTTAATTGGCTTTAATGAAATAAATCCACAATATAAAAAACTACTCAGCGTCTTAGAAGAACAGCACTGTCAACTTTATTATTTCGCACCGGTTCATTTACAAACAAAACAACACCGTCTGTGTTTAACAGACAAAGAAACTGAATCCCAACAAATGGCACTTTGGGCCTATCAATCCTGGCAACTAGGAGCAAAAAATATCGCCTGTGTGATTCCAAATCTAGTCGAGCAACGCACACAGTTACTCAACACCTTTACTGATGTATTCAGCGAATTAGCGCCGAACAATGTGAATCCTCCCCCTTTTAACATCGCTGCAGGTAATGGTTTGTTAGAATTTCCTTTAATTCAAACAGCAATGCTTATTCTTAGCTTAGACGAGATCAATTCATTTCAGCAAATTAATCAGTTATTACTCACACCTTACTTAGGAGGTTCGCAACAAGAACAAGCATCACGTACACAGCTTGATATCACCTTACGTAATACTGCGGAAAATAGATTGAGCTTAGAACAGCTGCTTAAAGTAAGCTATCAACACGCTTGTCCGCTGTTAAGTAATTTAATTAGCAACCTAAGTCATTTAATAAAAAAATATTCTGTTAATTTTTTAGCAAAACCTAGTTTTTGGTCAAAATATTTTGCTAGTAAGCTTCTCGCTTTAGCATGGCCTGGCGAACGTTCTTTAATCAGTAGTGAATTTCAATTGTTGGAATGCTGGTCAGAATTACTAACAGAACTGGCTAGTTTAGATTTTATTCTTGGTGACCTTTCGCAAACGCAAGCATTACAACAATTACATGAATTACTTAGCAATTCCATATTCCAAACCAAAACCTTGCATGAACCTCCAATCCAAATATTGGGTTTACTGGATAGCGCCGGTATGTATTTTGATAGTTTATGGGTAATGGGACTTGACGATAGAACTTGGCCAGCCGCCGCACAACCTAATCCATTTATTCCTTATGCTTTGCAGCGTATATACCAAATCCCTTACGCCTCGAACGAACGAGAATATTATTTTGCTTCCTTGCTAACGAAAAACTTAATTGGCTGCACAAAAAACATTATTTTCAGTTATCCGGAACAGCATTTGGATCAGATTTTACGTCCCAGTGTCTTAATTAAAACTTTACCAGAAATCAAATTAAGCGATCTGAAACTCCCTTTGTATCAACCTTTAGCAAAAAAAATAATGCACTTACAACAATGGGAATATTATACGGATGAAACACTAGCATTTTCTCCGGAAGAAAGTTTTAGTGCGGGCACACAACTTTTACAATCGCAAGCGGCATGCCCATTTCAAGCCTATGCACGCTGGCGTTTGCAAGCGCAGTTTCATTCTTTTCCGCAAAACGGACTCAACGCCCGCGATCGTGGCATACTATTACATCAGGTGTTAGAAAAATTTTGGAATGAAGTAAAGGATCAAAAAACCTTATTAGCACAAACACCGAGTGCTTTGGATCAACTCATTAATGCCGCTATTGATCATAGCTTAGGTTTATTTAGTAAAAAACGGCCGATGGTTTTTAAAACTCATTTTATCGACATCGAGCGCCGTCGTTTGCAAACTTTATTTAAAAATATCGTCGCTTTAGAAAAACAACGCCCGGTTTTTATACAAACGCAACATGAAACAAAAAGACAACTCACGCTTGCTAAAGTATCTCTGACACTAAGGATTGATCGTATCGATCACCTTAACGCAACAAACAGCATGATTATTGATTACAAAACCGGTATACCCGGTAAAATAGATTGGCTAGAAGAACGCTGTGATTATCCACAATTACCGTTGTATTGCTTAAGCTATCCGGAAACGGTACGCAGCTTTGCCATCATGCATCTACGCAGTAATAAGGTTACGCTTCAGGGCTTAAGCGCAGAAGAAACTGCTATGCAGCAACTTATACCCTTAAAAAAATTAAAAACCTCACAGAACCTAAGTCAATGGTCGGATCTTCTTAAGCATTGGCAAACTTCTTTGGAAAAACTCGCTATAGAATTCCAACACGGTGTTGCTGATGTCAATCCGAAACACGGTCCTAGCACCTGTCGACAGTGCGATCTGCAATTGCTCTGTCGTGTTAATCACTTACAAATTACACAGGCATAA